The nucleotide window GAGAAACTTGCACAAATAAAGCCGCAGCAAATTTTGATCAATGCCGCGCGTGGTGGCGTCATCAATGAACAAGCGTGGATTAACACACCCACCCTAGCCAATATCATTGACTGCTGGGAAAATGAGCCCAATATCAATGAAGCTCTATACCGAACCGCGTTTCTTGCCACACCGCATATTGCTGGACACTCCTTAGACGCAAAGGTAGCCGGAAGCGCGATGGTTTACAATGAACTCTGTCGTTTTTGGAACACTCCAATCCAAGACAAATGGCGAAACCAACTCCCTCCACAGCCAGATTTGATTGAGATTACAGAACAAGCACCCACCCAAACAGCAATGCGACAAACCCTCAATAAAACGCATGACATTAAGACTGATGACCTTGCGATTCGCTCAAAAGACATCTCAAAAGTACATAATAAATACGAAAATTATCGAAGAAATTTTCCTATATATCGTGAATTTAGCCAACATAAAATCCAAATCACAAGCAATCCAGAACTCAATAAGCTATTAGAATCATTAGGGTTTACCCTCATTGCAACTCAATCATATTAGAGTATTAGGAACTCTTAATAAAATAAAGTTATTAAACCAACAAAAATTTTAGGTTTGCTTTTGCTTAATTAATCAGTAATCTATCCAATGAAAAATATAGAGCGGGAATAATCCTCTCAATAAAACATCCAATTGCAACGGAGAACATGAATGAAATTAATTAATCTTTTTAAAGCAGCCATCCTAGCTGTAACAGTTACAACTTTATCTGGTTGTGGAACTATGAACGCAATCGGCAACCTAAATGACGGTGCTGGCGGAACTTTCATGGAAATCTGGGACAAATGGGTTGAAGCTGAAGGTGACATCGCTGACGCAACCATGTGGGAAGTCAAAGTTGACGAAGGTGTTTCTTTAGAAGACGTTATTGATGCTATCAACGCGGTTGGTGTTAACAACAACATTAAAAACGTTGGTGAACTTCCTCTTTCTGAAGAATTAAAAGCTCGTGGTATTGAATCAAAAATCATTCATGTAATGTCTTTCTGTAACCCAGAAACAGCTCGTAAAATGGTTGATTTCTCTCCTGCAATGGGTGGTTTCCTACCTTGTCGTGTAAACATCATTGAAGAAGAAGATGGTCTACACATCTACACAATGAACATGGATATGGCGATCAAAATGGGTAAAAAAATGCCTCCTGAGTTGCTAGAAGCGACAATGGCTGTTCGTAACACTATGTGGGAAATGCTAGAAAAAGGTAAAACTGGCGCATTCTAAGCCAAACCTTTCAAAAGCTACCAGGCCTGGTTGATTTAACTAGGCTTAAAAATTTAAAACCGCGAATTGCACCAGTAATTCGCGGTTTTTTTATATGTACGTTTCTGCAAATTGATAGAAATCAATCTAGAGTACAAATCAACCAGTAAAC belongs to Thiomicrorhabdus immobilis and includes:
- a CDS encoding DUF302 domain-containing protein; the encoded protein is MNAIGNLNDGAGGTFMEIWDKWVEAEGDIADATMWEVKVDEGVSLEDVIDAINAVGVNNNIKNVGELPLSEELKARGIESKIIHVMSFCNPETARKMVDFSPAMGGFLPCRVNIIEEEDGLHIYTMNMDMAIKMGKKMPPELLEATMAVRNTMWEMLEKGKTGAF